One genomic window of Metopolophium dirhodum isolate CAU chromosome 4, ASM1992520v1, whole genome shotgun sequence includes the following:
- the LOC132943458 gene encoding uncharacterized protein LOC132943458 isoform X2: protein MENGIGVKLNSTVVVLPCSLYYQDTETSTPSVFETNQHKNPPSVYESSWKKFLHSVKSRLTVAQVVQGIETGAMLTFDFVILLIISVTVAALGLIQGETIIFVSSMLLSPLMGPVNAATFGTMIKNKKLRNMGIINEMIGLIICVLIGFGYGLIASYFDNRDSSQWITNEMAFMTDIGSLWVSIVLAFLVGIAVPIALLGNNTFSLVGVAISTSLLPPSVNAGLLWAFSVRSINQDSLNTLNLHYSSIRSIDFAIKGAMSMCVTFINIICIFACGIVILKIKAVAPKQNLQSTTLINEYLNVLKEINLEFPQEEANYLTLRLKEEYPIFGLSPSTVKARGSCSIPPGYNPFDLSFITWSPGYRRQHGLKSFSNTPTDIRTSKLLKNKIKNTDLFNGETTPGSLNAVFKSPMENYPTTVSTDNNTPSTTRRFIITPVTLKNTSNTKE from the exons AGTCTTGCCTTGTTCATTGTATTATCAAGATACTGAAACATCAACTCCATCAGTTTTTGAAACCAATCAACATAAAAA CCCACCCAGTGTGTATGAATCATCTTGGAAGAAATTTCTTCATTCAGTTAAATCTCGATTAACCGTGGCACAAGTTGTTCAAGGGATAGAAACTGGTGCAATGCTAACTTTTGATTTTGTAATTCTTCTAATAATATCCgt aaCGGTTGCCGCTCTTGGTCTGATACAAGGagaaactattatatttgtctCTAGTATGCTTCTTTCTCCACTTATG ggacCAGTTAATGCTGCTACATTTGGAACtatgatcaaaaataaaaaactgagAAACATGGGGATTATAAACGAAATGATTGGTTTAATTATTTGCGTTTTAATTGGTTTTGGATATGGATTAATTGCTTCTTATTTTGATAATAGAGATTCTAGTCAGTGGATAACTAATGAAATGGCCTTTAT gacAGATATTGGTAGTTTATGGGTTAGTATTGTACTTGCATTTCTTGTTGGAATTGCTGTGCCTATTGCTTTATTaggaaataatacattttctttagTCGGAGTAGCAATATCTACATCACTTCTACCACCTTCCGTTAATGCT gGACTGCTGTGGGCATTTTCAGTAAGGAGTATTAATCAAGATTCTTTAAATAccttaaatttacattattcatcTATAAGGTCTATTGATTTCGCTATTAAAGGAGCAATGAGCATGTGTGTaacattcattaatataatatgtatatttgcaTGTGGCATTGTCATACTAaaa ataaaagCTGTTGCGCCTAAACAAAATCTGCAGTCtacaacattaattaatgaatatttaaatgtgttgaAGGAAATAAACTTAGAATTTCCTCAAGAAGAAGCTAATTATCTTACACTAAG GTTAAAAGAAGAATATCCAATTTTTGGGTTGTCTCCAAGTACTGTAAAAGCTAGAGGGTCTTGTAGTATCCCTCCTGGGTATAATCCTTTTGAT CTATCTTTCATTACTTGGTCACCGGGGTATAGAAGACAACATGGCCTGAAATCATTTTCAAATACTCCAACAGATATTAGAACTTCCAAGTTattgaagaataaaataaaaaatacag atctaTTCAATGGTGAAACTACACCAGGTTCACTTAATGCCGTTTTTAAATCTCCAATGGAAAATTATCCAACTACTGTCTCTACAGATAATAATACACCTTCAACAACAAGACGGTTTATTATAACTCCTGTAACGTTgaaaaatacttcaaataccaaagaataa